Proteins co-encoded in one Candidatus Paceibacterota bacterium genomic window:
- the rny gene encoding ribonuclease Y — MNLTTLFGVALASVVVGGVIGYFLRHLIALQRKSSIEVKIKQLLVDAKAKAQESVEDASKKAETILEKAKEEERAVASQVRKLEERIVRREELIEKRRSELEKDAQKFKQKAEEIKELQEQLKLLDFQKRRELEVVSKMSEKDAKEELLQEVEKKYSEDILLRIKKLEMLGQEKMENKAQEILVTAIQRLASSTASEITTTAVTIGSDELKGKIIGKEGRNIRSLERAAGVEIIVDDTPGSVVISSFDPVRRHVAKIALENLISDGRIQPARIEEMVAKAKVEVEKMVKDKGENAAYEVGVFDIEPRLIVLLGRLYFRVSYGQNVLQHSIETAHLAGMIASEVGADVPLVKKAALLHDIGKAVDHEIQGTHVEIGRRILQKFNVDERIVHAMESHHEEYPYTSFEAVIIQAADAISASRPGARRDTLENYLKRLEELESISNSFEGVEKSYAIQAGREIRVFVSPDKISDLEAKKLARDIAQKIEQEVRFPGEIKVHIIRETRIVEYAR, encoded by the coding sequence ATGAACTTAACAACGCTATTTGGGGTGGCGCTGGCTTCGGTTGTCGTGGGTGGCGTGATTGGCTATTTTTTAAGGCATTTAATCGCTCTGCAGAGAAAAAGCTCAATAGAAGTTAAAATCAAGCAGCTCTTGGTTGACGCCAAGGCAAAAGCCCAGGAATCCGTTGAAGATGCTTCAAAAAAGGCCGAAACCATTCTTGAAAAAGCAAAAGAAGAAGAGCGGGCAGTCGCTTCGCAGGTAAGAAAACTCGAAGAACGCATCGTTCGCCGGGAAGAACTTATAGAAAAGAGGCGATCGGAACTGGAAAAAGACGCTCAAAAATTCAAACAAAAAGCCGAAGAAATAAAAGAACTTCAGGAACAGCTGAAGCTTTTGGATTTTCAGAAGAGACGGGAACTGGAAGTGGTTTCAAAAATGTCCGAAAAAGACGCGAAGGAGGAACTTCTTCAGGAAGTCGAGAAAAAATACAGCGAAGATATTCTGCTTAGGATTAAGAAATTGGAAATGCTTGGGCAGGAAAAAATGGAAAATAAAGCTCAGGAAATACTGGTTACAGCGATTCAACGGCTGGCCTCTTCCACTGCTTCGGAAATTACCACAACAGCCGTTACCATTGGTTCTGACGAATTAAAAGGAAAAATAATAGGAAAAGAAGGAAGAAATATCCGCAGTTTGGAAAGGGCGGCAGGAGTGGAAATAATTGTCGATGATACTCCAGGCTCGGTGGTTATTTCCAGTTTTGATCCGGTCCGCAGGCATGTAGCGAAAATTGCTCTTGAAAATCTTATCTCGGACGGCAGAATACAGCCGGCGCGCATAGAAGAAATGGTTGCCAAGGCTAAAGTTGAAGTTGAAAAAATGGTGAAAGACAAAGGAGAGAACGCGGCGTATGAGGTTGGAGTTTTTGATATTGAACCCCGGCTCATCGTGCTTTTGGGGCGACTTTATTTCCGTGTGAGTTATGGCCAAAATGTTTTGCAGCATTCCATTGAGACGGCTCATCTCGCGGGAATGATAGCTTCGGAAGTCGGAGCCGATGTCCCTCTCGTAAAAAAAGCCGCGCTTCTGCACGACATCGGAAAGGCCGTTGACCATGAGATTCAGGGAACTCATGTTGAAATCGGACGCCGCATCTTGCAAAAATTTAATGTTGACGAAAGAATCGTCCATGCCATGGAATCACACCACGAAGAATATCCTTATACTTCTTTTGAGGCGGTGATAATTCAGGCGGCTGACGCTATTTCTGCTTCTCGTCCGGGAGCGAGACGCGACACATTGGAAAATTACCTAAAAAGGCTTGAGGAGCTTGAAAGCATTTCCAATTCTTTTGAAGGGGTTGAAAAATCTTACGCTATTCAGGCGGGTCGTGAAATAAGGGTTTTCGTGTCTCCTGATAAAATTTCCGACCTTGAAGCCAAAAAATTGGCACGTGACATAGCGCAAAAAATTGAACAGGAAGTAAGATTCCCGGGAGAAATAAAAGTGCATATTATTCGCGAGACCAGAATAGTGGAATATGCCCGGTGA
- the gpmI gene encoding 2,3-bisphosphoglycerate-independent phosphoglycerate mutase produces the protein MKPVVLIILDGFGYDKHATESPWQLANHPVFSEIEKWYPFTTLQASGIAVGLPWSEAGNSEVGHLTLGAGKAIYNHLPRIITSIHDGDFFTNPAFVAAVDHVKKNKSNLHLMGLFSSGSVHAYAEHLYALLDMAKNNEIGKTYLHLFTDGKDSPATEAAGFFKQLEERLEQNYPNIKIASIIGRYFALDRDSKWDRIEKTYKLFTEETGQPFEYASAFIEENYKKGITDEFIEPGFNKNAEEIKNGDAVIFFNYREDSEREITSAFVSTSFDKFERKKVADLLFTTMTQYSEDSPALVAFPPFHIENPLSKLISLAGLKQFHIAETEKYAHVTYFFNGGQEQPFDGEDRLLVPSLKIPHYDDQPEMSAGKITEAVLERLGSYDFMIINFANTDLVGHTGNFNSCIKAIEVLDECVGRILPKIIELGGAAIITADHGNIEEKIYKLTGEKRTNHTANPVPIYIVGDKFKKQTALTSQEISHKYQEATGVIADVAPTILELLGLQTPPEMTGKSLISKIN, from the coding sequence ATGAAACCAGTTGTTCTAATAATTCTAGACGGATTCGGCTACGACAAGCACGCCACGGAATCTCCATGGCAGCTTGCCAACCATCCCGTTTTTTCGGAAATAGAAAAATGGTATCCGTTCACCACTTTGCAAGCGTCGGGAATCGCCGTAGGGCTTCCGTGGAGCGAAGCGGGGAACAGCGAAGTCGGACACCTTACTCTTGGCGCCGGAAAAGCGATTTACAATCACCTTCCAAGAATAATCACCTCAATACACGACGGCGACTTTTTTACCAATCCGGCGTTTGTCGCGGCGGTTGACCACGTAAAAAAGAATAAAAGCAATCTGCATCTTATGGGGCTTTTTTCATCGGGCTCAGTGCACGCTTACGCCGAGCATCTTTACGCTCTTTTGGACATGGCGAAAAACAACGAAATCGGAAAAACATATCTTCATCTTTTTACCGACGGGAAAGACTCTCCAGCAACGGAAGCCGCCGGATTTTTCAAACAACTGGAAGAAAGACTCGAACAAAATTATCCGAATATAAAAATAGCGTCCATAATAGGAAGATATTTCGCTCTGGACCGCGACAGCAAATGGGACCGTATCGAAAAAACATACAAACTTTTTACGGAAGAAACGGGGCAGCCGTTTGAATACGCTTCGGCATTTATAGAAGAAAATTACAAAAAGGGAATAACGGACGAATTTATCGAACCCGGATTCAACAAAAACGCCGAAGAAATAAAAAACGGAGATGCCGTGATTTTTTTCAATTACAGAGAAGACAGCGAAAGAGAAATAACCTCGGCGTTTGTTTCAACGTCGTTTGATAAATTTGAGAGAAAAAAAGTCGCCGATCTTTTGTTCACGACAATGACCCAATACAGCGAAGATTCTCCGGCACTAGTGGCGTTTCCTCCGTTTCATATAGAAAACCCCTTGAGCAAGCTGATTTCTCTTGCCGGACTTAAACAATTTCACATAGCAGAAACCGAAAAATACGCGCATGTTACTTACTTTTTCAACGGAGGACAAGAACAGCCGTTTGACGGGGAAGACAGACTGCTTGTCCCTTCTTTAAAAATTCCTCATTACGATGACCAGCCGGAGATGTCCGCCGGAAAAATCACCGAAGCCGTTTTGGAAAGACTCGGCTCATACGATTTTATGATTATAAATTTCGCCAATACCGATTTAGTGGGACACACGGGGAATTTTAATTCATGCATAAAGGCGATCGAAGTTCTGGACGAATGCGTGGGCAGGATTCTTCCAAAAATTATAGAGCTTGGAGGCGCGGCGATAATAACCGCTGACCACGGAAACATAGAAGAAAAAATTTACAAACTGACAGGAGAAAAAAGAACGAATCACACGGCCAATCCTGTGCCGATTTATATAGTAGGAGATAAATTTAAAAAGCAGACGGCGCTTACATCGCAGGAAATTTCGCATAAATACCAAGAAGCGACCGGAGTTATAGCCGACGTCGCTCCGACAATTCTTGAACTTTTAGGACTGCAAACGCCTCCTGAAATGACAGGAAAAAGTTTGATTTCCAAAATAAATTAG
- a CDS encoding HU family DNA-binding protein, protein MNKASIVENVAAMTAGSKAEAERIVDGIFDSIVSTLKKGEEVSIAGFGIFAVKARAARQARNPKTGEMVQVAATKVPKFRASKALKDAVK, encoded by the coding sequence ATGAACAAAGCATCTATTGTTGAAAACGTTGCCGCCATGACCGCCGGAAGCAAAGCGGAAGCCGAAAGAATTGTTGATGGCATTTTTGACAGCATCGTTTCCACATTGAAAAAAGGAGAAGAAGTTTCCATTGCCGGATTTGGTATTTTTGCCGTAAAAGCAAGAGCTGCTCGTCAGGCAAGAAACCCGAAGACTGGTGAGATGGTCCAAGTAGCGGCTACTAAAGTCCCGAAATTCAGGGCTTCAAAAGCGCTAAAGGACGCCGTTAAATAG
- a CDS encoding tRNA (adenosine(37)-N6)-threonylcarbamoyltransferase complex transferase subunit TsaD produces MRILAIETSCDETAISVVEATGIFPNARFKILSNIISSQIKIHAKWGGVVPTLAKREHQKNLVPVLVKALKEAGLLKSRNQKIKRENEPNDILKREDVLLKKTLPFLKKYGTPKIDAIAITHGPGLEPALWVGINFAKALSFAWNKPIIPINHMEGHFFSAFLQGKTEKKSPIINFRFPKIKFPAVALLVSGGHTEIVLIKEWLKYKLLGQTRDDAAGEAFDKAAKMLELGYPGGPAIAAAAGKFPNSNFQIPKINLPRPMLNSKDFDFSFSGLKTSLLYKLKEFPKITEEIKISAAYEFQNAAVEVLIAKTLRAAKENKAETIILGGGVAANSELRKRLASQKPIIDNQIKLLIPEIKFTGDNAAMIALAGYAERGKGTDPGSKKFLKIQANGNLKLS; encoded by the coding sequence ATGCGTATTCTTGCGATAGAAACGTCTTGCGATGAAACGGCGATAAGCGTCGTAGAGGCAACCGGAATTTTTCCAAATGCCCGTTTTAAAATTCTTTCAAACATAATTTCCTCGCAAATTAAAATACACGCAAAATGGGGCGGGGTAGTGCCGACACTGGCAAAAAGAGAACACCAAAAAAATTTAGTGCCGGTTTTAGTTAAAGCTTTAAAAGAAGCGGGTTTGTTAAAAAGCCGAAATCAAAAAATAAAAAGAGAGAATGAACCAAACGATATTTTAAAAAGAGAAGATGTTTTACTGAAAAAGACTCTGCCGTTTCTAAAAAAATACGGAACGCCAAAAATTGACGCGATAGCGATAACTCATGGTCCGGGGCTTGAACCGGCTTTATGGGTAGGAATAAATTTCGCCAAAGCGCTTTCTTTCGCGTGGAACAAACCGATTATTCCGATAAACCACATGGAAGGACACTTCTTTTCGGCTTTTCTTCAAGGAAAAACGGAAAAAAAATCACCAATTATCAATTTCCGGTTTCCAAAAATAAAATTTCCGGCGGTAGCGCTTCTTGTGAGCGGAGGACACACGGAGATTGTTTTAATAAAAGAATGGCTAAAATACAAATTACTCGGCCAGACGCGCGACGACGCGGCAGGAGAAGCTTTTGACAAGGCGGCAAAAATGCTCGAATTAGGTTACCCGGGAGGCCCGGCCATCGCCGCGGCCGCGGGAAAATTTCCAAATTCCAATTTCCAAATTCCAAAAATAAACTTGCCGCGGCCCATGCTCAATTCAAAAGATTTTGATTTTTCTTTTTCCGGACTTAAAACCTCTCTTCTTTACAAACTTAAAGAATTTCCGAAAATTACGGAGGAAATAAAAATCTCGGCTGCTTATGAATTTCAAAACGCGGCCGTTGAAGTGTTAATCGCAAAAACACTGCGCGCAGCAAAAGAAAACAAAGCGGAAACCATAATTTTGGGCGGCGGAGTAGCGGCAAACAGCGAATTACGAAAGCGGCTCGCCAGCCAGAAACCGATAATCGACAATCAAATAAAACTTTTAATTCCGGAAATAAAATTCACGGGTGATAATGCCGCGATGATAGCGCTCGCAGGGTACGCCGAACGCGGCAAAGGAACGGACCCCGGCTCGAAAAAATTCCTTAAAATTCAAGCAAACGGAAATTTAAAACTATCTTAA
- a CDS encoding lycopene cyclase domain-containing protein, which produces MLWASFIGMPFGAIELFFVPHYWYPESLFNLMRQYGFGVEGFIYAFSIAGIAAVVYEFIGKKGLKKAPGKESKKLHLAPFFLFVLVFLAAEFFTPQKPMLNLLAAFVCGSVLTGFLRKDLIKQMAVAGIIFGVFYFFLFSLLNAFFNDFISRFYSNQIFNNFKLLGVPLEEILGAFCGGAFWSVLYEYTRSYKNISKRN; this is translated from the coding sequence ATGCTCTGGGCAAGTTTCATAGGCATGCCGTTCGGAGCTATAGAATTATTTTTTGTCCCTCATTATTGGTACCCCGAATCTCTTTTCAATTTAATGCGGCAATACGGTTTCGGCGTTGAAGGATTTATTTACGCCTTTTCAATCGCCGGAATCGCGGCCGTTGTTTACGAATTTATCGGAAAGAAGGGTTTGAAAAAAGCCCCGGGAAAAGAAAGCAAAAAACTTCACCTCGCGCCGTTCTTTCTTTTTGTTTTGGTGTTTTTGGCCGCTGAATTTTTCACCCCGCAAAAACCCATGCTTAATCTTTTAGCGGCTTTTGTCTGCGGTTCCGTTTTGACCGGCTTTCTGCGTAAAGATTTAATAAAACAAATGGCCGTCGCGGGTATTATTTTCGGGGTTTTTTATTTTTTTCTTTTCTCGCTATTAAATGCGTTTTTTAACGATTTTATTTCGCGTTTTTATTCCAATCAGATTTTCAATAACTTCAAACTTCTTGGTGTTCCTCTCGAAGAAATACTCGGCGCTTTTTGCGGAGGAGCATTCTGGTCTGTTTTATACGAATACACACGCTCGTACAAGAACATATCTAAAAGAAACTAA